A DNA window from Vigna unguiculata cultivar IT97K-499-35 chromosome 10, ASM411807v1, whole genome shotgun sequence contains the following coding sequences:
- the LOC114166057 gene encoding Golgi SNAP receptor complex member 1-2-like isoform X2: MRDPNLELQESGWEELRKEARKIEGDLDVKLSSYAKLGGRFTQTGHVDGGSPPLGSSRSWKSMEMEIQSLLEKLLDINDSMSRCAASAGPATSVTQKLARHRDILHDFTQNLLMRMTKWENQLPLWWECLLV; this comes from the exons ATGAGGGATCCGAATCTGGAGTTGCAGGAATCGGGTTGGGAGGAACTACGTAAGGAAGCGCGCAAGATCGAGGGCGATCTCGACGTCAAACTCTCTTCCTATGCCAAACTAGGCGGTCGCTTCACGCAAACAG GTCATGTGGATGGTGGTTCACCACCTCTTGGGTCCAGTAGGTCTTGGAAGTCCATGGAAATGGAAATCCAGTCTTTGCTGGAGAAACTGTTGGACATTAATGATTCAATGAGTAGATGTGCTGCATCTGCCGGACCGGCTACTTCTGTAACTCAAAAGTTGGCTAGGCACAGAGACATTCTTCATGATTTTACCCAG AATCTTCTAATGAGGATGACCAAGTGGGAAAATCAGTTGCCATTATGGTGGGAGTGCTTGCTGGTTTAG
- the LOC114166057 gene encoding Golgi SNAP receptor complex member 1-2-like isoform X1, with product MRDPNLELQESGWEELRKEARKIEGDLDVKLSSYAKLGGRFTQTGHVDGGSPPLGSSRSWKSMEMEIQSLLEKLLDINDSMSRCAASAGPATSVTQKLARHRDILHDFTQIFQGIHKENNKFLGCVSYFSIFALRTTRSLPASSSMNGYPEISLIWII from the exons ATGAGGGATCCGAATCTGGAGTTGCAGGAATCGGGTTGGGAGGAACTACGTAAGGAAGCGCGCAAGATCGAGGGCGATCTCGACGTCAAACTCTCTTCCTATGCCAAACTAGGCGGTCGCTTCACGCAAACAG GTCATGTGGATGGTGGTTCACCACCTCTTGGGTCCAGTAGGTCTTGGAAGTCCATGGAAATGGAAATCCAGTCTTTGCTGGAGAAACTGTTGGACATTAATGATTCAATGAGTAGATGTGCTGCATCTGCCGGACCGGCTACTTCTGTAACTCAAAAGTTGGCTAGGCACAGAGACATTCTTCATGATTTTACCCAG ATTTTCCAAGGAATCCATAAAGAGAATAACAAGTTTCTTGGGTGTGTCagttatttttcaatatttgcaTTGAGGACAACCAGGTCTCTTCCTGCCTCATCCTCCATGAATGGATATCCTGAAATAAGTCTCATTTGGATCATCTGA